A genomic stretch from Cloacibacterium caeni includes:
- a CDS encoding DUF6370 family protein: MKNLVLFIALLSFTFGFSQEKKKQVVEAACGQCQFKMKDKKGCDLAVRIDGKSYFVEGTKINDHGDAHADDGFCNAIKKAEVIGEVKDGKFVVSYFKLLPNSTKK, translated from the coding sequence ATGAAAAATCTCGTTTTATTTATTGCACTTTTGAGTTTCACTTTTGGATTCTCTCAAGAGAAAAAGAAGCAAGTTGTAGAAGCAGCTTGCGGACAATGTCAGTTCAAAATGAAAGACAAAAAAGGTTGTGATTTAGCCGTAAGAATTGATGGGAAAAGCTATTTTGTAGAAGGTACTAAAATTAATGACCATGGAGACGCTCATGCTGACGACGGTTTTTGCAATGCAATCAAAAAAGCAGAAGTCATCGGCGAAGTGAAGGATGGGAAATTTGTGGTAAGTTATTTCAAATTACTGCCTAATTCTACAAAAAAGTAA
- a CDS encoding DUF3822 family protein yields the protein MKKLSLLFTKDGLQWHISKGKTVLEETFYFVTEETSPHLVEEKLDDVLKFDDYKEIEVISALNHFSLTPDSFTEHELGYKLISYNAPVDEANEELMLSVNKKFAVQFYYTFPKHFYQKIKAKKLPTKFNFSGEKFLNALTVKNHKEIHINLYHHQVEFFAFENKKVALYNNLDADSEVDFLYFIMFSLSKINFGTAETHFHIYGETHENETFISELRKFVKNIKVHFDNAPKKNFVLS from the coding sequence ATGAAAAAACTTTCTTTACTTTTCACCAAAGATGGTTTACAATGGCACATTTCTAAAGGAAAAACAGTGCTAGAAGAAACATTTTATTTCGTGACAGAAGAAACTTCGCCTCATTTAGTAGAAGAAAAACTAGATGATGTGTTAAAATTTGATGACTACAAAGAAATAGAAGTGATTTCTGCGCTCAATCATTTTTCGCTTACTCCAGATAGTTTTACAGAGCACGAATTGGGCTATAAACTGATTTCTTATAACGCTCCTGTAGATGAAGCCAACGAAGAATTGATGCTTTCTGTGAACAAAAAATTTGCGGTGCAATTTTACTACACTTTTCCAAAGCATTTTTACCAAAAAATTAAAGCAAAAAAATTACCTACGAAATTTAATTTCTCTGGCGAAAAATTTTTAAATGCTTTAACTGTTAAAAACCACAAAGAAATTCATATCAATCTATATCATCATCAAGTAGAGTTTTTCGCTTTTGAAAATAAAAAAGTGGCACTTTACAATAACTTAGATGCTGATTCTGAAGTAGATTTCTTGTATTTCATTATGTTTTCTTTGAGCAAAATAAATTTTGGAACCGCAGAAACGCATTTTCATATTTATGGAGAAACTCACGAAAACGAAACCTTTATTTCAGAATTGAGAAAGTTTGTTAAAAATATTAAAGTCCATTTTGACAACGCTCCGAAAAAGAATTTTGTTCTTTCTTAA
- the hemW gene encoding radical SAM family heme chaperone HemW has protein sequence MIYLHIPFCKQKCSYCNFHFSTSLKQKDEMISAIKKEIFLRKEELENKTLSSLYFGGGTPSIFSVDEIKSLIDEVLKYFDFEKNIEITLEANPDDLDKNFLKDLAKTEINRLSIGTQSFFEEDLKLMNRAHNASEAESSIKRAQDFGFKNLSIDLIYGSPTSNFEIWKKNLQKTIELQVPHVSSYALTIEPKTALNAWIKKHKIAEPKETEQNKEFYYMSDFLKDNGFIHYEISNFAKKDFESKHNSAYWKYKEYLGIGPSAHSYNGRNERSWNIANNTIYIKNLAENILPKETEKLSEKDQYNEMLMIGLRTIWGVDLEQLNEKFSGEILEIFKNSIQSKLEEGILVIEENHLKIPEEHWFLADGIASDLFIL, from the coding sequence TTGATTTACCTCCACATTCCTTTTTGCAAGCAGAAATGCAGTTATTGCAATTTTCATTTTTCTACTTCATTGAAGCAGAAAGACGAAATGATTTCGGCAATAAAAAAAGAAATTTTTCTAAGAAAAGAGGAGCTGGAAAATAAAACACTTTCATCGCTGTATTTTGGTGGCGGAACTCCATCTATTTTTTCTGTGGACGAGATCAAATCTTTAATAGATGAGGTTTTAAAGTATTTTGACTTTGAAAAAAATATTGAAATCACGCTAGAAGCTAATCCTGATGATTTGGATAAAAATTTTCTGAAAGATTTAGCCAAAACCGAAATCAATCGACTTTCTATAGGAACGCAAAGTTTTTTTGAAGAAGATTTAAAGCTCATGAATCGTGCTCACAATGCTTCTGAAGCCGAAAGTTCTATCAAAAGAGCGCAAGATTTTGGCTTCAAAAATCTGAGTATTGATCTAATTTATGGTTCGCCGACTTCCAATTTTGAAATCTGGAAAAAAAATCTTCAGAAAACCATAGAATTGCAAGTTCCTCACGTTTCTTCTTATGCATTGACCATCGAGCCTAAAACTGCTTTGAATGCTTGGATTAAGAAACATAAAATCGCAGAACCGAAAGAAACAGAGCAAAATAAAGAGTTTTATTATATGTCTGATTTTCTAAAAGACAACGGTTTTATACATTACGAAATTTCTAATTTTGCTAAAAAAGATTTTGAATCGAAGCACAATTCAGCGTATTGGAAATATAAAGAATATCTGGGAATCGGACCTTCTGCACATTCTTATAACGGTAGAAACGAGCGCAGTTGGAATATTGCTAATAACACCATTTATATTAAGAATTTAGCAGAAAACATCCTTCCCAAGGAAACCGAAAAACTTTCTGAAAAAGACCAGTACAATGAAATGCTCATGATTGGTCTCAGAACGATTTGGGGTGTAGATTTAGAACAACTCAACGAAAAATTTTCTGGTGAAATTTTAGAAATTTTTAAAAACAGCATTCAGTCAAAATTAGAAGAAGGAATTCTAGTGATAGAAGAAAATCACTTAAAAATTCCAGAAGAACATTGGTTTTTAGCCGATGGAATTGCTTCAGACCTGTTTATTCTTTAA
- a CDS encoding Smr/MutS family protein has protein sequence MVKIGDLVSVIDDDLKGKISAFKGNLVQIEDEHGFPYDIEKSKVVLHNHNIYDDISITAKKETSTKISKKNQNKPQSIDLHFEKLVNNPQDFESWERLMIQREKLIEKLEYCRNNNIKKLNIIHGIGDGVLQNMVHEVLQGFAGIEYEDHDFFYHSTGNVLVTFL, from the coding sequence ATGGTGAAAATAGGCGATTTGGTTTCGGTGATAGATGATGATTTGAAAGGGAAAATTTCTGCTTTCAAAGGAAATTTGGTGCAAATAGAAGACGAACACGGTTTTCCTTATGACATTGAAAAAAGTAAAGTCGTACTCCACAATCATAATATTTATGACGATATTTCTATCACTGCAAAAAAGGAAACGTCTACCAAAATTTCTAAAAAAAATCAAAATAAACCGCAGTCCATTGATTTACATTTTGAAAAATTGGTCAATAATCCTCAAGATTTTGAATCTTGGGAAAGATTGATGATTCAGCGTGAAAAACTGATTGAAAAATTAGAATATTGCAGAAACAATAACATAAAAAAACTGAACATTATCCACGGAATTGGTGATGGCGTTTTGCAAAATATGGTGCACGAAGTTTTACAAGGTTTCGCAGGAATAGAATACGAAGACCATGATTTTTTCTACCACAGCACAGGAAATGTCTTGGTTACTTTTTTGTAG
- a CDS encoding PASTA domain-containing protein, translated as MLRSFFHWKVFVNLIVALVIFVGVVWLTFRWLEFHTNHGEEIQVPNVVNMKVQQAIEVLDDQGLEYEVDSGKYDPKFKPLQVLKIYPHPGSRVKDGRAILLKVNPKTYAPVAVPDVLDRYKYLAFRKFDLLGLKVGDTIYEPNIQKDAIIRMMFNGRVIKPGEKVPMFSTLDLVIGSGPMRNVVIPNLVGRTVAEAKAIIAQNYFEVGLVEHEDGQNNDSDIIYYQDPASGSVRDQGMQIDLWASKKTPAEMQSKIQKLNSIYKTTDINTMPEPSDNEFIPVPSEEPVNTTPKPPVEKPKPTTNTNNTKPAETKPAEEKPAKKVIVE; from the coding sequence ATGCTTCGATCTTTTTTCCACTGGAAAGTTTTTGTAAACTTAATAGTAGCACTTGTAATTTTTGTAGGAGTAGTTTGGCTTACCTTTCGATGGCTAGAGTTTCACACCAATCACGGTGAAGAAATTCAGGTTCCGAATGTTGTCAATATGAAGGTACAACAAGCAATAGAGGTTTTAGATGACCAAGGCTTAGAATATGAAGTAGATAGTGGTAAATATGATCCAAAATTTAAACCATTACAAGTTCTTAAAATCTATCCACATCCAGGTTCTAGAGTAAAAGATGGTAGAGCCATTCTTTTAAAAGTAAATCCTAAAACTTATGCACCAGTTGCGGTTCCAGATGTTTTAGATAGATATAAGTATTTGGCTTTCAGGAAGTTTGATTTATTAGGGTTAAAGGTAGGAGATACTATTTATGAGCCTAATATTCAGAAAGATGCTATTATAAGAATGATGTTTAATGGCAGAGTGATCAAACCTGGAGAAAAAGTTCCTATGTTTTCTACGCTTGATTTAGTCATTGGTTCTGGACCGATGAGAAATGTAGTGATTCCTAATTTGGTAGGAAGAACTGTAGCAGAAGCGAAAGCTATTATTGCTCAAAATTACTTTGAAGTAGGATTGGTAGAACATGAAGACGGACAAAATAATGATTCTGATATTATTTACTATCAAGATCCTGCAAGTGGTTCTGTAAGAGATCAAGGAATGCAAATAGATTTGTGGGCAAGTAAAAAAACACCAGCCGAAATGCAGTCTAAAATCCAAAAACTGAATAGCATTTATAAAACTACGGATATTAATACCATGCCAGAACCTTCTGACAATGAATTTATCCCAGTTCCAAGTGAAGAACCTGTAAATACTACACCAAAACCACCGGTAGAAAAACCCAAACCAACTACGAATACAAATAATACAAAACCTGCGGAAACAAAACCAGCAGAAGAAAAACCTGCTAAAAAGGTAATTGTAGAGTAG
- a CDS encoding IS3 family transposase (programmed frameshift), producing the protein MSTKKKISKIPIAPQIYSEAFKRQVVSEFERGLFTKAELRRRYNILGNSCLPRWLKKYGKFTYEDKLTIGRPMKDPQQQRIKELEAQLAKKEEELKVFKRFIEIAERELKIDIGKKVWFQAVEEINVNSSLTIYELCELFGYTKQAFYKRKSKVKTPKYNSELLRSLVVTIRKQLPRTGGKKLYVMLQDEFIKHHISIGRDHFLDFLKAEYLQVPKARRYYKTTNSRHWMKRYPNLISNLVLNRPDQVWVADITYLRTKEKTYYLHLLTDACSKKIVGYQLSDNLMSSTTVKALEMALINRETKNQLIHHSDRGLQYCSKEYTELLKKNNILISMTQEYDPYENAVAERVNGILKEEFGLHEIFENYQNLNKQVTQAITLYNNFRIHMSINMITPNQAHQQKTIQLKQWKKINRNRINSVTI; encoded by the exons ATGTCAACAAAAAAGAAAATTTCAAAAATTCCAATTGCCCCACAAATTTATAGCGAAGCATTTAAACGTCAAGTTGTAAGTGAATTTGAGAGGGGTTTATTTACTAAAGCAGAACTTCGAAGACGTTACAATATTTTAGGCAATAGTTGTCTACCAAGATGGTTAAAAAAATATGGTAAATTTACCTATGAAGATAAATTAACTATTGGTCGTCCTATGAAAGATCCTCAACAACAGCGTATAAAAGAGCTAGAGGCTCAATTAGCAAAAAAAGAAGAAGAATTAAAAGTATTCAAACGATTTATTGAAATAGCTGAACGTGAGCTTAAAATTGATATTG GTAAAAAAGTCTGGTTCCAAGCAGTCGAAGAAATAAATGTAAATAGTTCATTGACTATTTATGAGTTATGCGAACTGTTTGGATACACAAAACAAGCATTTTACAAGCGAAAGTCAAAGGTAAAAACGCCTAAATACAACTCAGAATTATTACGAAGTTTAGTAGTTACTATTCGTAAGCAATTACCCCGAACAGGTGGCAAGAAACTTTATGTAATGTTACAAGATGAATTTATAAAACATCATATATCAATTGGTCGGGATCATTTTTTAGATTTTTTAAAAGCCGAATATTTACAAGTACCTAAAGCTCGAAGATATTACAAAACAACAAACTCAAGACATTGGATGAAACGCTATCCAAATTTAATTAGCAATTTAGTACTTAACAGGCCTGATCAAGTTTGGGTTGCTGATATAACTTATTTACGAACAAAAGAGAAAACATACTATTTGCATTTACTCACTGATGCTTGTTCCAAGAAAATCGTTGGTTATCAACTGTCAGATAATTTAATGAGTTCAACTACAGTAAAAGCTTTAGAAATGGCTTTGATTAACAGGGAAACAAAAAATCAACTCATTCACCATTCTGATAGAGGTTTACAATATTGCAGTAAAGAATATACCGAATTGTTAAAGAAAAACAATATTTTAATTAGTATGACGCAAGAATACGACCCGTATGAAAATGCAGTAGCAGAAAGAGTAAATGGAATTTTAAAAGAAGAATTTGGTTTACATGAAATATTTGAAAACTATCAAAATTTAAACAAACAAGTTACACAAGCCATAACTTTATACAACAATTTTAGAATACATATGTCAATTAATATGATAACTCCAAACCAAGCGCATCAACAAAAAACAATACAATTAAAACAATGGAAAAAAATAAATCGTAACAGAATTAATTCTGTTACGATTTAA
- a CDS encoding RluA family pseudouridine synthase has product MSEKEDFLEEDLLLEDENSNDEENSGLFEHLNITVDKKQEPLRIDKFLLIYRQNSSRNKISQTCRAGNVIVNGNPVKQNYRVKPGDEISVLLTHPPRENVIIPEDIPFKIVYEDEDVLVVDKEPGMVVHPGFGNWKGTLVNAVAFHFQKNGFTSDLDRVGLVHRIDKDTSGLIVLAKNEYALSFLAKQFFDRKTKRLYWAFVWGNLENDEGTIRGHIGRHQKNRMQMAVYEDGSQGKHAVTHYKVLERFKYMTWVECKLETGRTHQIRAHFKHIGHTLFNDERYEGHQILRGVNLPKYKQFVKNVFEVLPRHALHAHTLGFIHPTTKKEMYFESPMPKDMQDAVEKWRNYLQNS; this is encoded by the coding sequence ATGAGCGAAAAAGAAGATTTTTTAGAAGAAGATTTATTGTTAGAAGACGAAAATTCTAATGACGAAGAAAACTCGGGGTTGTTTGAACATCTCAATATTACTGTTGATAAAAAACAAGAACCTTTAAGAATAGATAAATTTCTTTTGATTTATCGCCAGAATTCTTCTAGAAATAAGATTTCGCAAACGTGTAGAGCAGGAAACGTTATCGTAAATGGTAATCCTGTAAAACAAAATTATCGTGTAAAGCCGGGAGATGAAATTTCGGTTTTATTAACGCATCCTCCTCGTGAAAATGTTATCATTCCAGAAGATATTCCATTTAAAATTGTCTATGAAGATGAAGATGTTCTGGTGGTAGACAAAGAGCCGGGAATGGTTGTGCATCCAGGTTTTGGGAATTGGAAAGGAACATTGGTGAATGCAGTTGCGTTTCATTTTCAGAAAAATGGATTTACCTCAGATTTAGATAGAGTAGGATTGGTTCATAGAATTGATAAAGATACTTCTGGACTGATCGTTTTAGCCAAAAATGAGTATGCATTGAGCTTTTTAGCCAAGCAATTTTTTGATCGAAAAACCAAACGTTTGTATTGGGCTTTTGTTTGGGGAAATTTAGAAAATGACGAAGGAACAATCAGAGGACACATCGGAAGACATCAGAAAAACCGAATGCAAATGGCAGTTTATGAAGATGGAAGCCAAGGAAAACATGCGGTAACTCATTATAAAGTTTTAGAAAGATTCAAATATATGACTTGGGTAGAATGCAAACTAGAAACGGGAAGAACTCACCAAATTAGAGCGCATTTTAAACATATTGGTCATACTCTTTTTAACGATGAAAGATATGAAGGTCATCAAATTTTGCGTGGGGTAAACTTACCAAAATACAAGCAATTTGTGAAAAATGTCTTCGAAGTTTTACCTAGACATGCTTTACACGCTCATACTTTAGGCTTCATTCATCCCACAACAAAAAAAGAAATGTATTTTGAGTCACCGATGCCAAAAGATATGCAAGATGCGGTTGAAAAATGGAGAAATTACTTGCAAAATTCTTAA
- the rsmD gene encoding 16S rRNA (guanine(966)-N(2))-methyltransferase RsmD: MYQKSTMYRIISGKWKAKRISAPKNFDVRPTTDFAKEALFSILANRHEVEFCSVLDLFAGIGSISLEFASRDCKDVTVVEMNPKHAAFINSTAAELEMALQINVQRGDVFEWLKKNRTKKTFDIVFADPPFELEEKKYNELISLVLNNNFLKENGTFVLEHQSKMKLEHPQLIETRKYGNVSFSFFSSEMRVPSSEV, translated from the coding sequence ATTTATCAAAAATCAACCATGTATAGAATTATCTCTGGCAAATGGAAAGCAAAAAGAATTTCTGCGCCTAAAAATTTCGATGTAAGACCTACCACAGACTTTGCTAAAGAAGCACTTTTCAGTATTTTGGCGAATCGTCACGAAGTAGAATTTTGCTCAGTTTTAGACCTTTTTGCTGGAATTGGCTCTATCAGTTTAGAGTTTGCCTCTAGAGATTGTAAAGACGTTACCGTTGTAGAAATGAATCCTAAACATGCTGCTTTCATTAACTCTACTGCTGCAGAACTAGAAATGGCGCTTCAAATTAATGTACAGCGTGGTGATGTTTTCGAATGGTTAAAGAAAAACAGAACTAAGAAAACATTTGACATTGTTTTTGCAGATCCACCTTTTGAATTAGAAGAAAAAAAATACAATGAACTGATTTCTTTGGTTCTCAATAATAATTTTTTAAAAGAAAACGGAACTTTTGTTTTAGAACATCAATCTAAAATGAAATTAGAGCATCCTCAATTAATCGAAACCAGAAAATACGGAAATGTGAGTTTTAGTTTTTTCAGTTCCGAGATGCGAGTTCCGAGTTCCGAGGTGTAA
- the murI gene encoding glutamate racemase, with protein MKPDYSHLSSSQPIGIFDSGVGGLTVAKEIKRLMPHENFIYFGDTAHLPYGEKSREAIIGFSLKITQFLLENNCKAIVIACNTATANALQEVKELVGNQALVFDVINPVAEKVAFEIHQNVGVIATKATVNSGLYRKSIRKLNKYIQVDELATPLLVPAIEEGFVNHPITHAIIYNYLSDKKLKNIETLILGCTHYPLLIEEIKKYYGTRVRVIDSPKIVASYVRDILSKNDLLNPQHEEGNTDFYLSDITKNFEKISKKFFGNKISLDHKVL; from the coding sequence TTGAAACCAGATTATTCTCATCTTTCATCATCACAACCGATAGGGATTTTTGATTCCGGTGTTGGTGGACTTACTGTAGCCAAAGAAATAAAACGATTAATGCCGCACGAAAATTTTATTTATTTCGGTGACACTGCACATTTACCTTACGGCGAAAAATCTAGAGAAGCGATTATCGGTTTTTCTTTAAAAATTACCCAATTTTTATTAGAAAATAATTGTAAAGCCATCGTTATTGCTTGTAATACGGCCACTGCAAATGCTTTGCAAGAGGTGAAGGAATTGGTGGGAAATCAGGCTTTGGTTTTTGATGTTATTAACCCAGTTGCAGAAAAAGTAGCTTTCGAGATTCACCAAAATGTAGGAGTTATTGCGACTAAAGCAACGGTAAATTCTGGTTTGTACAGAAAATCTATCCGAAAACTGAATAAATATATTCAAGTAGATGAATTGGCGACCCCATTATTGGTTCCTGCCATCGAAGAAGGTTTTGTAAATCACCCAATTACACACGCGATTATTTATAACTATTTGAGCGACAAAAAGTTAAAAAATATAGAAACACTTATCTTGGGTTGTACCCATTATCCGCTTTTGATTGAAGAGATTAAAAAATATTACGGAACAAGAGTAAGAGTAATTGATTCTCCTAAAATTGTAGCGAGTTATGTAAGGGATATTTTGAGCAAAAATGACCTGCTTAATCCTCAACATGAAGAAGGAAATACCGATTTTTACCTTTCGGATATTACAAAAAACTTCGAGAAAATTTCGAAAAAATTCTTTGGAAATAAAATTAGTTTGGACCATAAAGTATTGTAG
- the coaD gene encoding pantetheine-phosphate adenylyltransferase, whose protein sequence is MKIAVFPGSFDPITLGHLDIIERAVPLFDKLIIAIGQNSQKKYMFPLEKRMEFIQKSVAHFPNVEVDYFEGLTIDYCIKKEAQFILRGLRNPADFEFEKAIAHTNRTLARRKLETVFLLTSSGKSFISSSIVREIISNNGEYQLFVPDAVRV, encoded by the coding sequence ATGAAAATCGCTGTATTTCCAGGATCTTTTGACCCGATTACTTTAGGACATCTTGACATTATTGAAAGAGCTGTTCCTCTGTTTGATAAACTCATCATCGCTATCGGACAGAATTCTCAGAAAAAATATATGTTTCCGCTAGAAAAACGCATGGAATTTATTCAAAAATCTGTAGCGCATTTCCCCAATGTAGAAGTAGATTATTTTGAAGGATTAACCATCGATTATTGCATCAAAAAAGAAGCTCAATTTATTCTGAGAGGTCTCAGAAATCCTGCCGATTTTGAATTTGAAAAAGCAATTGCTCATACTAACAGAACTTTGGCGAGAAGAAAATTAGAAACCGTTTTCTTACTTACCTCTTCTGGAAAATCATTTATCAGCAGCAGTATTGTAAGAGAAATTATTTCTAACAACGGAGAATATCAATTATTTGTTCCTGATGCAGTGAGAGTTTAG
- a CDS encoding D-alanine--D-alanine ligase, translated as MSKKNVAVVMGGFSDEYKVSLKSGQLIYDSLDRDLYNVYKVVVLKEEWYFLNENEEKLPINKGDFSVTLSDGAILKFDVCFNIIHGAPGENGELQGYWNAIGQKYTGCDFYKSALTFNKKDTLAVLAKYGIPSAKSFYLRKGENINEDKIVEELGLPLFVKPNQSGSSLGISKVKAKSELAAAIEFAFKEDDEILIESFLNGMEVSVGVIDYKGETIVLGITEIVPHKEFFDYEAKYEGASEEITPARLDDETRYKVEKIAKHAYESLGMSGFSRSEYIIMDGTPYMLEMNTNPGFSPASILPQQAKIYGISIKDLCGNEVEKALKK; from the coding sequence ATGAGCAAGAAAAATGTAGCCGTAGTAATGGGTGGCTTCTCTGATGAATACAAGGTTTCTCTGAAAAGTGGCCAATTGATTTATGATTCTCTAGACAGAGATTTATATAATGTTTATAAAGTAGTAGTTCTAAAAGAAGAATGGTACTTTTTAAACGAAAATGAAGAAAAACTTCCCATTAACAAAGGAGATTTTTCGGTAACGCTTTCAGACGGAGCAATTTTAAAATTTGACGTTTGTTTCAACATTATTCATGGTGCTCCTGGAGAAAATGGTGAATTACAAGGCTATTGGAACGCTATTGGTCAAAAATATACAGGCTGTGATTTCTACAAAAGCGCTCTTACTTTCAACAAAAAAGATACTCTTGCCGTTTTAGCAAAATACGGAATTCCTTCTGCAAAAAGTTTTTACCTGAGAAAAGGAGAAAATATCAATGAAGATAAAATTGTAGAAGAATTAGGACTTCCTTTATTTGTAAAACCCAATCAAAGTGGCTCTTCGCTCGGGATTTCTAAAGTTAAAGCCAAATCTGAATTGGCAGCAGCGATAGAATTTGCCTTCAAAGAAGATGATGAAATTTTAATAGAATCTTTCTTAAATGGAATGGAGGTTTCTGTAGGTGTAATCGATTACAAAGGAGAAACCATTGTTCTTGGAATTACAGAAATTGTTCCACACAAAGAATTTTTCGATTACGAAGCGAAATATGAAGGTGCTTCCGAAGAAATTACACCAGCTAGATTAGACGATGAAACCAGATACAAAGTAGAAAAAATCGCAAAACATGCCTATGAATCTTTGGGAATGAGCGGTTTTTCTAGAAGTGAATACATCATTATGGATGGAACGCCTTACATGCTAGAAATGAATACCAATCCTGGATTTTCACCGGCTTCTATTTTACCTCAACAAGCAAAAATTTACGGAATTTCTATCAAAGACCTTTGTGGAAACGAAGTAGAAAAAGCACTTAAAAAGTAA
- a CDS encoding trimeric intracellular cation channel family protein, whose amino-acid sequence MLPDFTFLIEVLGTISFAMSGSFAAMQKRFDPFGVLIIAFVTSVGGGTVRDLLLDVPVFWMHDLLAVSLIFFTAIFTMIFKLIEKKFQVTLFIFDSLGLGLFTIIGVQKGLNADLHPVIGVVLGTITGCFGGIIRDILLNRIPLIFRKEIYATAAIAGGIVYILLKNFSGLSEEINQILTILLIVSIRTLAVKYHWQMPKFYGNFNDAEM is encoded by the coding sequence ATGCTTCCAGATTTTACCTTTTTAATAGAAGTCCTTGGTACGATATCTTTTGCGATGTCGGGAAGTTTTGCGGCTATGCAAAAGCGTTTCGATCCTTTTGGCGTTCTCATCATTGCATTTGTAACTTCTGTAGGTGGCGGAACAGTAAGAGATTTATTACTAGATGTCCCTGTTTTTTGGATGCACGATTTATTAGCCGTGAGTTTGATTTTTTTCACTGCTATTTTTACGATGATATTCAAATTAATTGAGAAAAAATTTCAGGTAACGCTTTTTATTTTTGATAGTCTTGGATTGGGACTTTTTACAATTATTGGGGTTCAAAAAGGATTAAATGCCGACTTACATCCCGTTATTGGAGTAGTTTTAGGCACAATTACCGGTTGTTTTGGAGGAATTATCCGAGATATTTTACTGAACAGAATTCCTTTGATTTTCAGAAAAGAAATTTATGCGACTGCAGCAATTGCAGGTGGAATAGTCTACATCCTTCTGAAAAATTTCAGTGGTTTGTCTGAAGAAATTAATCAAATCTTAACCATTCTTCTTATTGTAAGCATTAGAACTCTTGCGGTAAAATACCATTGGCAAATGCCAAAATTCTACGGAAATTTCAATGATGCAGAAATGTAA
- a CDS encoding PorP/SprF family type IX secretion system membrane protein produces the protein MKKILFTFFAAFSGLSYAQETIPMYQQYLFDSEFLFNPAHIGKTDDVNLVANYQKQFSKFDESPNVQSVGIHANAFDRVGIGAYFFRDQNGPISANGIAIGASYFVPLSDEDGRKDQFSFGTSVNFYNQNFDVSKVNAQDPNDPLLYENNNSIFIAYANLGLQATYSRAFAGISVADIPLSNNTPVVNGIEPSPTRFYLNAGYDWEITEGFSVEPSVMMNLNTNSSRMFDINVLMKLYGESDYFAAGINYRTAKSAVGSQQLSMSPIIKFKLNKLHFGASYNLGLSDIQEYGGNSFMLSLGYDIPNFINQRGFRYR, from the coding sequence ATGAAAAAAATATTATTCACATTTTTTGCTGCTTTTTCAGGATTGAGCTATGCTCAAGAAACTATTCCTATGTATCAGCAGTATTTATTTGATAGTGAATTTCTCTTTAATCCTGCGCATATTGGTAAAACAGATGATGTGAATTTGGTTGCTAACTATCAAAAACAATTTTCAAAATTTGATGAATCTCCTAATGTACAATCAGTGGGAATTCATGCCAATGCTTTTGATAGAGTAGGAATAGGCGCTTATTTTTTCCGTGACCAAAACGGACCAATTTCTGCAAACGGAATTGCAATTGGTGCTTCTTATTTTGTTCCACTCAGTGATGAAGATGGCAGAAAAGACCAATTTTCTTTCGGAACTTCAGTAAATTTTTACAATCAGAACTTTGATGTTTCTAAAGTAAATGCGCAAGATCCAAATGATCCTTTGCTTTACGAAAATAACAACAGTATTTTCATTGCTTATGCTAACTTAGGATTACAAGCTACTTATAGCAGAGCTTTTGCTGGGATTTCTGTTGCAGATATTCCATTGAGTAACAATACACCAGTGGTAAATGGTATAGAACCGTCGCCAACCAGATTTTACCTTAATGCAGGATATGACTGGGAAATTACCGAAGGATTTTCGGTAGAACCTTCTGTGATGATGAATTTGAATACCAATTCATCTAGAATGTTTGACATCAATGTTTTGATGAAATTGTATGGTGAGAGTGACTATTTTGCCGCGGGAATCAATTACAGAACGGCAAAAAGTGCTGTGGGAAGCCAACAGTTAAGCATGTCACCTATTATTAAATTTAAACTTAATAAACTCCATTTCGGAGCTTCTTATAATTTAGGATTGTCTGATATTCAAGAATACGGCGGAAATTCGTTCATGCTCAGTTTAGGATATGATATTCCTAATTTCATCAATCAAAGAGGATTTAGATATCGTTAA